AAAGCGGAAACTTTCCTATAAAACTTCGAAAGTCCCTCCTCCCCACGTCAGGCCAATGACACTGCTGCCCCCAAACTTTCCGCCTGCGCGGAGATATAAGAGCCTCCAAGTCTGCAGCTTTCGCCCAACTCCCAGACACCTCGCGGGCTCGCCGGCACCCGCAGCGTTTCCAGGAGGCCAAGCGGGGTGTGCTTGCGGCCGTTGGGCGCCTTCTTTTTGGACCTCGGGGCCATCCAcaccgtcccctccccctcccgcctccctccccgcctcccccgcgCGCCCTCCCCGCGGAGatcctccctgtccctcctcccgTTCCCTCCTCGGTGGGCCGCACCGCCCGGGCCGGCGCCGCGCGCGGGGGAAGCTGGCGGGCTGAGGCGCCcagctctcctcctcttccccggGCCGCCCCTTTGCCCCGGGCCTGCGAGGCCGCACGTTGCCGCCCGAGAGATGATGCAGGACGTGTCCAGCTCGCCAGTCTCGCCGGCCGACGACAGCCTGAGCAACAGCGAAGAGGAGCCGGACCGGCAGCAGCCCCCGAGCGGCAAGCGCGGGGGGCGCAAGCGGCGCAGCAGCCGGCGCAGCGCGGGCGGCGGCTCGGGGCCCGGCGGGGCCGCGGGCGGGGGCGTCGGAGGCGGCGAGGAGCCGGGCAGCCCGGCCCAGGGCAAGCGCGGCAAGAAGTCTGCGGGCTGTGGcggcgcgggcggcggcggcagcagcagcggcggcgggaGTCCCCAGTCCTACGAGGAGCTGCAGACGCAGCGGGTCATGGCCAACGTGCGGGAGCGCCAGCGCACGCAGTCGCTGAACGAGGCGTTCGCCGCGCTGCGGAAGATCATCCCCACGCTGCCTTCGGACAAGCTGAGCAAGATCCAGACCCTCAAGTTGGCAGCCAGGTACATCGACTTCCTCTACCAGGTCCTCCAGAGCGACGAGCTGGACTCCAAGATGGCAAGCTGCAGCTATGTGGCCCACGAGCGGCTCAGCTACGCCTTCTCGGTCTGGAGGATGGAGGGGGCCTGGTCCATGTCCGCGTCCCACTAGCAGGCggagctccccaccccctcgGCAAGGCCGGAGACCTAGGTAAGGACCGGCGCTTCTGCGCCCCTTCGCCGCTCAGGTGGCAGAAGGACTGACGGCCAGGCCGCGGATCCCAGCCCACTGCGCCTTCCTCCCCTTGTCCCGCTTCCCTCTCAGCCTTCCCACCCCACCTGGTACCGCCACCTCGTCCCTCTGGAGGCAGTTCGGTACGGCTAGGGGGTGAGGGATGCGCCCTTGTGAGGGTGTGCGTGTGGATGAGTGTGCGTGACAGACAGGagggaagatggagagagagtcAAGGGTCATGGGTAAGGACAGTTGCCAGCGCCTCCCTTTCTTTTTGGCTTTAAAGTTTTCGTTCTCTTTACAACCAATGTTTCCAAATtccacctcctccttctttccGCCCACCCACTTCCTCTTGCCCTTGGGCTGAAATCCTTCCAGGTTGTTCAGCGTATTTCTTGGTGGTGGTGATAAGAACAGTGCTCACTAGTCTTAGAAAACAGCCAGAGACCTACACAATAACCAACTTTACCCCCTTTTGGGTTTTTGCAGATGTCATTGTTtccagagaaggagaaaatggacAGTCTAGAGACTCTGGAGCTggataactaaaaataaatatatatgccaAAGATTTTCTTGGAAATTAGAAGAGCAGAACCCAAATTCAAAGAAACAGGGCGTGGGGCGcacttttaaaagagaaagcgAGACAGGCCCGTGGACAGTGATTCCCAGACGGGCAGCGGCACCATCCTCACACCTCTGCATTCTGATAGAAGTTTGAACAgttgtttgtgttctttttttttttttatgacgaagaatgtttttatttttattttttcatgcatgCATTCTCAAGAGGTCGTGCCAATCAGCCACTGAAAGGAAAGACATCATTATGgacttttctccattttaaaatggtaacAATCAGAGGAATATTAAGAACacctttagaaataaaaatgctggAAAAAAACTGACGTGCAAAATCACAGtcagttcattcctttttttttattcttcctctgagggaaaaaaaacttaaaatacaaaaaacaacattctatttatttattgagggccCACGGTAAAAATGCAAATAGATCCGGTGTCTAAatgcattcatatttttatgattgttttgtaaatatctttgtatattatttttctgcaataaataaatatgactGAAAATTTTAAGAACCTTAGAGTTTggtctatatttttaaagcttaggATTAAGTTGGAGGTCAATACCTGCTTGTTTCACTCTGGAGGCacacaggagggagggggccctaatataaacaaaacagcgaaaaactcaaataaaccaGCTACTGACAGGTACAGGCCTGTTATTTAGAAAGACAGCTTTACTATTATTCCAGTTTGTTGTTACTGGGCTTAGTAGCATCTCTCCATCTCTAATCAGGTCCCCAAACGGCAAAAACTTAAATTTGCTATTTACCCCTCTTGCTTGTATTTGGAAGAGGCAGCTGTAAAGCAGTTAAATGCAGATCAGCAGTATGTAGCCAGCACTATTTTCTCTTGCTACTGTGTATTTTTGTCATGCCCTCCATTTTTTTGGTAAGGACTATTAAATAATGGGTTTATTTCAGTGAGAAGATGCACAAACTGTTACTAAAATTATTACCctttatacacatataaatgaatacaaatgcaaagaaaataatggaGTTTAGCCCAGCAAGAGAGAATTCCATTTGTAATTTGCTTAACTCTTTCATGAATGAAAATGACATTTAGTGTCACGTTTGCTGCAAAGAAAAGCCAAAGTTATGAATATTTTCCCACTTTGATGTTACCCATTATGAAGGCATGCTCCTTTTACACATAATGAGCATGTGGAGTGAAATACAATACAAAGAACATGAACTTTCAGTATCCTTGTTAACTATTGGAacaattacaattttaaatgctATAGCTATTCATTTTCTAGTCAgttcattagcaaatatattttatccaAAATTACACAGAATTTTTCTGCTACATTATGTATACAAAGTATGATGGTGTTAAGTAAAACAATAAGAACAAACAGtgcttgatttttatttcattctggttATGTTTGGGCCAGGGAAATTCTggcttttataattaatattagaaATAGTAAGTTTGTATTGCTTAGTTCATAACTTTTATTTGCAGTTTGGTGCATTCAAGTGCAAACAGGAAAACTTTCAACTggaaattgaaaactttcaaTTGCTGCTTAATTCAAACAATGACTATGGCGGAAAAAAAAGGGTAAGAATGCAAACAGATCGTGTTTGCTCAGCTCAGGTCGAGGGTACTATATTGTCCTAAggtttttatttccctctccaCACGTCCTCACAGAATGCTGACTTAACAGTATGGTACATTTATGAGTGTGAATATTTTAGACCATGTCTTAACGATAGGAAGCCTTAGCATTTGCTTATATTAAAAGACTAGTGAAGGCTTGGGGGATTAATATTTGGATTTTACTGGTCTTTTAGCAAAGAATGAGATGGGAAAGTAATTCTGTATGGGTGTACTagtggactgtgtgtgtgtgtgtgtgtgcacgcgcgtgtgGAGGGCAGAAGTGGAAGGAAAGTGCCCGAGGAGGATGAGGGAGAACATCAGGCTGGTAattctcttttgtgtgtgtacCATCCAACCACCTCCATTCTCTAAGTTGTTCGTGGAGGGACCTCCTTGTTCACTAGCTTGGTCTGACTATTTGATATTTCAGATTTCTTGACGTACCTCAGGATGGAGCCGAGCATCATTGCTGAGAAGGTAATTTCTAAACTCTGATGATACAAAAACTAGAAGTTTCAAAATTAGGTAGTCttccatttgccttttttttttcctttcctggtgTTTTGTTCCCTCCATTTCTCTCATAAGAGAAAACACTTTGGAGAACAGCAAATGCCACATTTATATTGAATAATACTAAATACTAAACTGAAGGTAATGTTTTCATCTAGATCTtcagacaaataaatgaatgaaagcagGGTGGTGACCAGTTTTACTTTGAATGAGAACAATTTGACGTGGGAAATATCAACTATTGGAACACAATGTTCAGCTTGCAGACTCTATATATCCAACCTCCTCAACCCCAATCCACGTGACAATACTGATTCTTCTTTAGAACAGAAATAAAGCCAcctgtgtgttttttctctccACCGTTATTTCCTgttgcattttcttttactttatttttgctaCCTATTCTCATTTAAAGGACACTTAGAGTAATTTACTTCTGTTTCAGAAGTGAGAATTTAATGTGGTGGCAGGCCCAGGACTCGTAACTGTTTAACCAGAATGCATTCGCTGGAGAACGAGTATGGTATTAAATTGTCTTGGATGAATTCTGCACAACCGAGTAGGAATATTTCCTTTACTTTGCACATAGCTTTTTGGCCTTGCTCTTAATGTCGCTGGATTGATTGATGGCCTTCAGTCATAAGAAAACAGCAAGTTTCTGTTCCCATATACACACATTCCCCCTCTTCATGCACACTCTTGCTAAGCGCAGTCACAGTTGATAATTCATGCATAGTTGCAGGTACCCTTCCCCAAGTGaaacatataaaataacattaaatagcAGAAACTCACACAACGTGTGTCCTTTTTTTCCCATACCCAACAACGGCACAAACTTCTTGCTCTTTCGGTCGTCAGGCTCATATTCATAATGGAGCTTTTTAAGGGACACTTGGCCTCTTACAAAAAAGTCGAGCATTTTGCACATTCCACGGTTTGGCAAACTCAGAACTGGTTATTTTCTCTAGACCGGTATCAAGTTCTTCTCaggcatatgatttcacttgaaGTCCTGCCCAGGAATCCTTCAAAGTGAGCGTTTGTCCAGCTCTCATGATGTCAGGCGGTTTTCCCTGCATCTgtaatttgaagaaaaacaaacaaacctgcgGGGAACAAACGCCACGGAAACCTAAACAGAGCTTGATGGGGAGCGGGAGTCTCACCTGCGGCAGGCGCGCGGGAGGGGGACGcgggcccagcctcccctgcgTGGGTGGCGGCCGGGCCACACCGCGGGGACAGCGACAGTGTCCGCGCCCTCCTCGGACTGCGTGCACCGCCCGGGGCCCGCGTCTGGCGCGGCGCAGCGCAGAGGCGGCGGCTCCAAGTGTCAGCGGTAGCgaggggagcagcagcagcagcagctttaGGCAAAGGCCCAACCTCCAATTTCCAGAGACAGGCCCGCTTTAGCGACAAACGGGGGTCAGGAGGGGGATCCCCGGGGGCCACTTTTCCAGAATTTTCTGCTTATGTGTCGTAAAgcgtgccccacccccagcaccagcGAAAGTGGAAGGAAAGTGCGCCGGCCAAGTGAAAAGAGAAATCTGTTTCCTTGTAATTTCTCAAGGCCGGCAACCCCACTATGTCCCAAAAAACCTCGAAACCTCGGCCCTTCCAATGCAAAAAGATTTATTAATTAGCC
This sequence is a window from Phyllostomus discolor isolate MPI-MPIP mPhyDis1 chromosome 10, mPhyDis1.pri.v3, whole genome shotgun sequence. Protein-coding genes within it:
- the TWIST1 gene encoding twist-related protein 1, which produces MMQDVSSSPVSPADDSLSNSEEEPDRQQPPSGKRGGRKRRSSRRSAGGGSGPGGAAGGGVGGGEEPGSPAQGKRGKKSAGCGGAGGGGSSSGGGSPQSYEELQTQRVMANVRERQRTQSLNEAFAALRKIIPTLPSDKLSKIQTLKLAARYIDFLYQVLQSDELDSKMASCSYVAHERLSYAFSVWRMEGAWSMSASH